A single genomic interval of Symphalangus syndactylus isolate Jambi chromosome 18, NHGRI_mSymSyn1-v2.1_pri, whole genome shotgun sequence harbors:
- the PRR14L gene encoding protein PRR14L isoform X2 has protein sequence MEDLLMQSSKELSHVDLPKDFLRSKEGNVQITAETLLKSTKVQGMKVNGTKTDNNEGHKNGNVSKDLSAGCNEFPEVDKIMTSDEVSETSTLVTPEPLTFVDPVLTEATPKEKECEELKSCPWLSLPGNSAISNVDNEKEELCKPNLVCEADNNQQQLHGHHNEQPSSTCDSPTATSPLKENSEVSCFTSDLSDPQSRTISLENCGFEGGGLLKRSAEKTDSSYFYRGDDQGKNSASREENEEQLLIPRSERGGPFLFNAREPEKEISGRCSGEKEPVVSPKENIHNNCIQDSLHTGSSSSLMPNSFTEATEVMLNKNDLKITVHVQGNLTNPEDHKETFTNVSHPGGHSEESNFSSSMQIEEAGQTTPIEPNILSKSFYTKDCNSLVSIQRNLESNTQLNEASCNDFLFERKSIVSLMPEDQISPISEVLKPKKGTALLPPSPEFDYRPESEKVIQTSHNDIPLLDEQSIACEMNELSCTNELLVNKVESECVLNQQVSLNSQDHANLPNDSLLHLNKEMPLATGRDAHQSHHPPLEGRADVIADIQTIPVQTKMKDISPPGNQTCGASSNYPTLNIKPVSLERKKEMADSGTKALHSRLRSNKREAAGFPQVVSVIECHSVQSQDISSCHCVRKNASEENMCSASAAFKSSKISLQVDNSLITKYENAFQHRDHRCQGTGHSVEKSSCKVSYTSEERELGGRETNGSLPGDKIRNKMTAGLLNSGISNKTIHTSSSIKLSEEGLEGKEQDVSKETVFCKYNISDHAIQELNQTANIPGPEKVLDQSPTIMFSSFKNVKAVETLDQKADEVLDCQSNQNRPDECKSEGQSAKEMLGSDQRETVTEPHREVNHNQKDLLVSSGSNNSLPCGSPKKGNLKGAFVKMSGCDESTEGMVDIVYTDCSNKLTEGVLDVKASNPLDCGARQEKLAFQEDSRSTVSRRELDAAHTGTTGQDSDFPVTAASTVDFLKIKKSCEESIYRSLKDCEMEKCPDSCAHEMESVADHEPNKRILGRVNVPLNDSHYGEQDKGTSLRETQEMTEGSRLELNSEFGKESTFGISSKELMSCHDESSVSLRSLKSIEIMSSQENSETNVNSEETDLKNLCKPKDGEMLCENVKDCTVLPEMKEKVSRDRSNSSDRDSVCTCVEKNTCKACHPHENSSDRHLPLTVKTDTKVKGEEIEEHQKGLLGYLTVGEQSEESVTREAGDSNHVSNISQTHVKCQGILNHAEKQQSPEVLDYMLQQEEEYIHQQKAHMISKQCISSSLLLDDTQNKNQPKVDKDEFTMMNEITLAKLAKDNIVAQTQQLEDQKEESLHHPLKDTESCTSPCLLGAPRKAQDPSSAGCDQIHGAFAKKGMLPLKKQPHRTCKKVSYQEQIIVGRKIGRIRSSAFLKSSSNLIPTKAHRLLSLCTLSAPTRLEPETAPTKSLVSHIPKQTATPYHPLRSLNFRKTTKESALLNKLSILASKLAPAMKTQKLKYRRCSSELLPMAKSYKRLRYKRLLDGFSSSTEQLNPYLAASGWDKRPNSKPMALYSLESIKMTFVDLSNKMPSLLFGSEIFPVSFHVKSSSSDCTTESSRTLPEHCAPARLALGEALQCPSQPPKWTFSFFLSHGCPGMATFREDTGVHSQTHTQAPPQPPAPLQDYGGTAIVQTRADCSVLGLHTLLALCSPGCYRIWTKKRSFSSHMPTIQRLFMTQFTQGLKGLRSPASIADKVFCSLPYSVGRVLSIWSQHGPSVCSFEISPLHSPHCKRQPSLGTTSSHTMLPYVPLPGMEATYNTSGSQKRLEPPFSALVPKSCLVAESAVSKLLLSASEFQVPGLDELDGVKAACPCPQSSPAEQKEAEPEKRPKKVSQIRIRKTIPRPDPNLTPMGLPRPKRLKKKEFSLEEIYTNKNYKSPPANRCLETIFEEPKERNGTLISVSQQKRKRVLEFQDFTVPRKRRARGKVKVAGSFTRAQKAAVQSRELDALLIQKLMELETFFAKEEEQEQSSGC, from the exons AAGGAAATGTACAGATTACAGCTGAAACTCTGCTAAAATCCACCAAAGTACAAGGTATGAAGGTCAATGGGACTAAGACGGATAATAATGAAGGACACAAAAATGGCAATGTGAGTAAAGATCTCTCAGCTGGATGCAATGAATTCCCAGAAGTAGACAAAATCATGACCAGTGATGAGGTTTCAGAAACCAGCACGTTAGTTACCCCAGAACCTTTAACCTTTGTGGACCCTGTATTAACAGAAGCAACtcctaaagaaaaagaatgtgaagAATTAAAAAGTTGTCCTTGGTTGTCATTACCAGGAAACAGTGCCATTTCTAATGTGGACAATGAGAAGGAAGAGTTGTGTAAACCAAACCTGGTCTGTGAAGCAGATAACAATCAACAACAGCTTCATGGCCACCATAATGAACAACCCAGTTCTACATGTGATAGTCCCACAGCCACAAGCCCCTTGAAAGAAAATTCTGAAGTTTCTTGTTTCACATCAGACTTATCTGATCCACAATCCAGAACAATATCCTTAGAAAACTGTGGTTTTGAAGGTGGTGGTTTGCTAAAGAGATCTGCTGAAAAGACAGACAGTTCTTATTTTTATAGGGGGGATGATCAAGGGAAGAACTCGGCTtctagagaagaaaatgaagaacagCTTTTGATTCCCAGGAGTGAAAGAGGTggaccttttctttttaatgccaGGGAACCAGAAAAGGAGATTAGTGGTCGTTGTTCTGGTGAAAAAGAGCCTGTTGTTTCTCCAAAGGAAAATATCCACAATAACTGCATTCAAGACAGTCTTCATACAGGGAGCTCTAGTTCTTTAATGCCCAATTCTTTTACTGAAGCCACAGAagtaatgttaaataaaaatgatttgaaaattaCTGTACATGTTCAAGGTAACTTGACAAACCCTGAGGACCATAAAGAAACTTTTACCAATGTGAGCCATCCAGGTGGACACTCTGAAGAAAGCAATTTTTCCTCCTCGATGCAGATTGAAGAGGCAGGACAGACAACCCCTATAGAGCCCAATATATTAAGTAAATCTTTTTACACTAAAGACTGTAACTCCTTAGTCAGCATCCAGAGAAATCTGGAAAGCAACACCCAGTTAAATGAAGCATCATGTAATGATTTTCTGTTTGAAAGAAAATCCATTGTGAGTTTAATGCCAGAGGATCAGATAAGTCCTATAAGTGAGGTATTAAAACCCAAGAAAGGTACTGCTCTGTTGCCACCATCCCCAGAATTTGATTACAGACCTGAGTCAGAAAAAGTTATACAGACCTCACATAATGATATTCCACTTTTAGATGAACAGAGCAtagcctgtgagatgaatgaacttTCTTGTACCAATGAACTGCTTGTAAACAAAGTAGAAAGTGAATGTGTTTTAAATCAACAAGTGTCCCTTAATTCTCAAGACCATGCAAATTTGCCAAATGACTCTCTACTGCATTTAAACAAAGAGATGCCCTTAGCAACAGGCAGAGATGCCCATCAGAGCCATCACCCTCCATTAGAGGGTAGAGCAGATGTCATTGCTGATATACAAACCATTCCCGTTCAGACAAAAATGAAAGACATCTCTCCACCAGGTAACCAAACCTGTGGTGCCTCTTCAAACTATCCCACCTTAAACATCAAACCAGTaagtttagagagaaaaaaagaaatggctgattcAGGAACAAAAGCTCTACATTCCAGGCTGCGCTCAAATAAGAGAGAAGCAGCTGGCTTTCCTCAAGTGGTCTCTGTCATAGAATGTCACAGTGTTCAATCTCAGGATATCTCTAGCTGTCATTGTGTAAGAAAAAATGCATCCGAAGAAAACATGTGCTCTGCTTCTGCTGCTTTCAAGTCCAGCAAAATCAGCCTGCAAGTTGATAACTCTTTGataacaaaatatgaaaatgcaTTTCAGCACCGTGATCACCGCTGCCAAGGAACAGGACACTCTGTGGAAAAAAGCAGCTGTAAAGTGAGTTACACATCAGAGGAAAGAGAACTTGGTGGGAGAGAAACGAATGGCAGCCTTCCAGGAGATAAGATCAGAAACAAAATGACAGCAGGCTTGTTAAATAGTGGAATTTCAAACAAAACCATTCACACCTCCAGTAGCATCAAACTCAGTGAGGAAGGGCTGGAAGGAAAGGAGCAGGATGTATCCAAAGAAACTGTATTTTGTAAGTATAACATCTCTGATCATGCTATACAAGAACTAAACCAGACTGCAAACATTCCAGGTCCTGAAAAAGTGTTGGACCAGTCTCCTACTATTATGTTctccagttttaaaaatgtaaaagcagtTGAAACACTTGATCAAAAGGCAGATGAAGTCCTTGACTGtcagagtaaccaaaacagaccAGATGAATGCAAAAGTGAAGGTCAGTCAGCCAAGGAGATGCTAGGTAGTGACCAGAGAGAGACTGTCACCGAGCCTCACAGGGAGGTAAACCACAACCAAAAGGATCTGCTGGTCAGCTCAGGCAGTAATAACTCACTACCTTGTGGTAGTCCAAAGAAAGGCAATTTGAAAGGAGCCTTTGTCAAGATGTCTGGTTGTGATGAGTCCACAGAAGGTATGGTAGACATTGTCTACACGGACTGTAGTAATAAGCTTACAGAAGGTGTGTTGGACGTGAAGGCATCTAATCCACTGGATTGTGGTGCAAGGCAAGAGAAACTGGCATTCCAGGAGGACTCCAGGAGTACTGTGTCTCGGAGAGAACTGGATGCTGCACATACAGGAACAACTGGTCAGGACTCAGATTTCCCAGTTACTGCTGCTTCTACAGTGgactttctcaaaataaaaaaatcatgtgAAGAAAGCATATACAGATCTTTAAAAGACTGTGAAATGGAAAAGTGTCCAGACTCTTGTGCCCATGAGATGGAGTCTGTTGCAGATCATGAACCAAATAAAAGAATATTGGGCAGAGTAAATGTGCCTTTAAATGATAGCCATTATGGAGAGCAAGATAAAGGAACATCTCTCAGAGAAACACAAGAAATGACTGAAGGATCAAGACTAGAACTAAACTCTGAGTTTGGCAAAGAAAGTACCTTTGGAATTTCCTCAAAAGAGTTGATGTCTTGCCATGATGAAAGCTCTGTTTCCCTAAGAAGCCTGAAATCCATTGAAATAATGTCTTCtcaagaaaattcagaaactaatgTTAACAGTGAAGAAACTGACCTGAAAAATCTTTGTAAACCAAAAGATGGTGAAATGCTTTGTGAAAATGTAAAGGACTGCACAGTCCTTCCTGAGATGAAGGAAAAAGTATCAAGAGATCGGAGTAATTCTAGTGACAGAGACAGCGTATGTACCTGTGTGGAAAAGAATACTTGCAAAGCGTGTCACCCTCACGAGAATTCCTCTGACAGACATTTGCCTTTGACAGTGAAAACAGATACTAAAGTGAAAGGAGAAGAAATTGAAGAGCATCAGAAGGGACTACTGGGTTACTTAACTGTTGGGGAGCAATCTGAGGAGTCGGTTACCAGAGAAGCTGGCGATAGCAATCATGTGAGCAACATCTCTCAGACCCATGTTAAATGCCAGGGGATACTTAATCATGCTGAAAAACAGCAGAGCCCTGAGGTTTTGGACTACATGTTGCAGCAAGAAGAGGAATATATACATCAACAAAAAGCACATATGATATCGAAACAATGCATATCATCTAGTCTGTTGTTAGATGATACACAAAATAAGAACCAACCTAAGGTTGACAAAGATGAGTTCACCATGATGAATGAAATCACCCTAGCAAAGCTGGCCAAGGACAACATTGTGGCACAGACTCAGCAGTTAGAAGACCAGAAGGAGGAAAGCTTACATCATCCATTAAAGGACACTGAGTCATGCACAAGTCCTTGCCTTCTTGGTGCCCCTCGGAAAGCACAAGACCCCTCCTCTGCTGGGTGTGATCAGATACATGGTGCCTTTGCGAAGAAAGGAATGCTTCCCTTAAAGAAGCAGCCCCATCGAACTTGTAAGAAAGTTTCCTATCAGGAGCAAATCATTGTTGGGAGAAAAATAGGTAGAATCAGAAGTTCTGCCTTTTTAAAGAGTTCCTCCAATCTCATCCCCACAAAAGCGCACAGACTTCTCAGTTTGTGTACTCTGTCTGCACCTACACGGTTAGAACCTGAAACAGCACCTACCAAGAGCTTGGTTAGTCACATACCAAAGCAGACGGCTACACCGTACCATCCCTTGAGGAGCCTGAATTTTAGGAAGACTACCAAAGAATCAGCCTTACTAAACAAGCTGTCCATCCTTGCCTCCAAACTGGCCCCAGCCATGAAGACTCAGAAACTAAAATACCGACGGTGTTCCTCTGAACTTCTTCCAATGGCTAAAAGCTACAAGCGCCTCAGATATAAAAGGCTCCTGGATGGATTTTCATCCAGCACAGAGCAGCTGAATCCATATTTGGCAGCTAGTGGATGGGATAAGAGGCCTAACAGTAAGCCCATGGCACTTTATTCTCTCGAATCCATCAAGATGACCTTCGTAGATTTGAGCAACAAGATGCCGTCCCTGCTGTTTGGTTCTGAAATCTTCCCAGTATCCTTTCATGTGAAATCATCCAGCTCAGATTGCACGACTGAGTCCTCAAGGACTTTACCTGAGCACTGTGCTCCGGCAAGGCTTGCCTTAGGAGAGGCCCTCCAGTGcccgtctcaacctcccaagtggaccttttctttcttcttgtcccACGGTTGCCCTGGGATGGCCACATTCAGGGAAGACACTGGCGTCCATAGTCAGACCCACACTCAggctcctccccagcctccagctCCTCTCCAAGACTATGGAGGCACTGCCATAGTCCAGACCAGAGCAGACTGCTCTGTCCTTGGCCTTCACACACTTCTAGCACTTTGTTCCCCAGGATGTTACCGAATCTGGACAAAAAAACGGAGCTTCTCCAGCCACATGCCTACCATACAGAGGCTCTTCATGACCCAGTTTACACAGGGCTTGAAAGGGTTACGGTCTCCAGCCTCCATAGCGGACAAGGTCTTCTGTTCTCTGCCCTACTCAGTGGGCAGAGTCCTATCCATCTGGAGCCAGCATGGGCCTTCTGTCTGCTCCTTCGAAATCTCTCCTCTTCATTCCCCTCACTGCAAGCGGCAACCAAGTCTGGGCACCACAAGCAG CCACACCATGTTACCATATGTGCCTCTTCCAGGCATGGAAGCTACATATAACACCAGCGGCAGTCAGAAGAG GCTGGAGCCTCCATTCTCTGCCTTGGTACCAAAGTCTTGCTTGGTAGCAGAATCAGCTGTCAGCAAGCTCCTGCTTTCAGCCTCTGAGTTCCAGGTTCCTGGATTGGATGAGCTGGATGGTGTGAAAGCGGCATGCCCCTGCCCACAGAGCAGccctgcagaacagaaagag GCTGAGCCAGAGAAGAGGCCAAAGAAAGTCTCACAGATTCGCATCCGGAAAACCATTCCTAGGCCAGATCCTAATCTTACCCCCATGGGCCTTCCTCGACCCAAAAG gTTAAAGAAGAAGGAGTTTAGTTTAGAAGAGATATATACCAACAAGAATTATAAATCTCCTCCTGCAAACAG GTGTTTAGAGACTATCTTTGAGGAACCCAAGGAACGAAATGGTACGCTAATCTCAGTCAGCCAACAGAAGAGGAAGCGAGTTCTAGAATTTCAGGATTTTACAGTCCCGCGAAAGAGGAGAGCTCGAGGTAAAGTCAAGGTGGCAGGCAGCTTTACCAGGGCCCAGAAAGCAGCTGTGCAGAGTCGAGAGCTGGATGCTCTTTTGATACAGAAACTAATGGAACTGGAGACCTTCTTTGCCAAGGAAGAGGAGCAGGAACAATCATCAGGCTGTTGA